GGGCGCACTGGAAAGCGTCGCTGCTGTTCGGCGCGGTCAATCCCTTCGCCTACTACCTGGTGCTGTTCGAAGCCTATTCGCTGCTGCCGGCGCAGGAGGCGCAGGCGATCAACTACACCTGGGCGCTGACGATGACCCTGCTGGCTGTGCCGTTGCTGAAGCAAAAGCTGCGCGCCCGGGACGCCGCCGCCGCGCTGATCTGCTACCTGGGCGTATTGGTGATAGGCACCCGCGGCCAGTTGCTGGATCTTCACCTCTCCAATCAATTGGGGGTGCTGCTGGCGCTGGCCTCGACGTTGCTGTGGGCCGGCTACTGGATATTCAACACCCGCGATGCCCGCGAACCGGTGCTGGGCCTGACGCTGAACTTCGCCTGCAGCCTGCCGCTGAGCCTGGCTTGGTGCGCCTGGCATGGCCAGCTGACAATGCCTGCCTGGCAGGGACTGGCCGGCGCCGCCTACGTCGGCGCGCTGGAGATGGGCTTTACCTTCGCGCTGTGGCTGTCGGCGATGAAGCTGACTCGCAGCACCGCCAGCGTCGCCAATCTGATCTTCCTGTCGCCGATGCTGTCGCTGCTGCTGATCCACCTGATCGTCGGCGAACCCATCCTGCCGTCCACCCTGCAGGGACTGGCGCTGATTCTGGGCGGCCTGCTCGCGCAGAAAGTCCCTCGCGGCCGCGCCTCTGCGCAAGCGGCGGCCTGAGCCGCGCGCAGCGGCGGCTCGATCCAGCATGGCATTTCCGGCTCGCTCTGCCTACGATTCAGTGAGGGCAAGAGCAAGCAGGCACCATGAAAAGCATCAAGACAAGGTTAATGTTATGGCTGATGGCATGGATCACCACCATTCTGGGGACGACCGGGCTGTATTTCTACATCCATGACTACAACATCGACCAGAATGACTTCCAGACTCAGCGCGCCGCCGTGCAATCGCGCCTGTCGCTGTCCCTGCCGCACGGCATCTGGCAACTGGACGACGAGAACGTCCGGCTGGCGCTGGACAGCGAGCTGAGCTGGCCATCCGTCATCGCCATCAACGTCAAGGGAGAAAGCGGCCTCAACCTGGGCCGCACCCGCGACAACAACGGCAATCTGCGCGACATGCTGCCCAATGAGCAGCCCAAGGTCGACGACAAGCTGAGCATCCCCATCATCTACCAGGGCAAGGAGCACCTGGGCACCGCCACCGTATACCTGTCCCACGACGCCTTGCGCATGCGCGAAGACCAACACCTGATCACCATCATCGCCCAGATCGTGCTGCTGGACAGCCTGATCTTCTTCATCATGTCCTTCAACCTGCAGCGCTTCATTTTCCAGCCGCTGGCCAAGCTGCAGCAGGCGCTGAACACCGCAGTCCGCGCGCCGGACGCCAGCGGCGCTCAGATCACGCACCTGGCCGACGACGAGATAGGCGGCATCGTCAACGGCTTCAACCGCATCGTCGCCCGCACCGCCGCCGATCTGGTGAAACGCACGGCGGCCGAGGCGATCGCCCGCGAGGAAAAGGAAAAGGCGCAGCAGGCGTACAGCCAGTTGATGGCGACGCAGGAAACACTGGTAGAGGCGGAAAAAATGGCTTCGCTGGGCAGCCTGGTGGCCGGCGTCGCCCACGAGATCAACACCCCGGTCGGCATCACCCTGACCGCCGCGTCCCACCTCGGCACCGCCACCTCTCACATCAACGGCAAGCTGGAAAGCGGCAACATCAAGAAAAGCGACTTCCAGAGCTATCTGGAGACCGCGCAGGAATGCTGCGAGCTGATCCTCGCCAACTCCGAGCGCGCCGCCAACCTGATCCACAGCTTCAAGCAAGTGGCGGTGGACCAGACCAGCGAAGCGAGGCGCAGCTTCCACCTGCACGACTATCTCAACGAAGTGATCACCAGTCTGAAGCCGCGCTTCAAGCACACCAAGGTCTCGATAGACATCCAGTGCGAAGAGGACGTGTTGCTGGACAGCTACCCCGGCGCGCTGGCCCAGGTGCTGACCAATTTGGTGGTCAACGCGCTGATCCACGGCTACGAAGGCGGAGACACGGCCGGCGTCATCCTGATCGAAGCGCATCGCAATGACGGCCAGCACGTGTCAATGACCATCAGCGACAACGGCAAAGGCATCTCGGCTGAAAACCTGAGCCGGGTATTCGAGCCTTTCTTCACCACCCGTCGCGGCAGCGGCGGCAGCGGCCTCGGCCTCAACATCGTCTATAACATCGTGCGGCAGCGGCTTGGCGGCAATATCGAAGTGCATAGCGAGCTGGGGCAAGGCACTCGATTCACGCTGGACATGCCCTGCATCGCCCCCACCGTCCAGCACAAGGAGAATGTGGCATGAGCAGCGACACCCTGCCTCCCGACGAAGACAACTGGCTGCTGGACGACGACAGCGACGGCAGCGAAGTCGCTGCGCGGCCTTCTGAAGCGCGCAAGCCCTGGAAGGTATTGATCGTCGACGACGAAAAGGATGTCCACACCGCCACCCGCATCGCGCTGCGCGGCATCAGCTACAAGGAAAGACCGCTGGAGCTGCTGAGCGCCTACAGCGGCGCCGAGGCCTTCCAATTGCTGAAGCAGCATCATGACATCGCCCTTATCATGCTGGACGTGGTGATGGAGAGCGAAGACGCCGGCCTCAGGCTGGTGCATCGCATCCGCGAGGAGCTGGACAACGGCGTGGTCCGCATCGTGCTGCGCACCGGCCAGCCCGGCCAGGCGCCGGAACAGGAAGTCATCCTCAATTACGACATCAACGACTACAAGACCAAGACCGAGCTGACCACCCAGAAACTGTTCACCACCACCATCGCGTCCTTGCGCGCCTACGAGAACCTGGTGTCCTTGGAGAAAAACCGCCAGGGTCTGGCCAAGATACTGGAGAGCGCGTCCGACCTTTACCAGTTGCATTCGCTGCGAGAATTCGCCTCCGGCGTGCTGCGCCAGATCAGCGCGCTGCTCGACATCGGCACCGACGGCATCTTGTGCGTGCGCAACGAGAGCCATAGCGGCAGGCCGGAGCTGGAAATCCTGGCGGTGTCCGGCTCTTACGAATACCTGGCCGAGTCCGGCGACCTATCCAGCGAGCCGCACCTGGCCTCGGTGATACAGCAGGTATTCCAGGAAAAGCGCAGCATTTACCAGCACCCCTACGACGTGCTCTACATTTCCTCGCGCAATCGCCGAGAATTCGCCGTCCACTTCATGCCGCAATGGCCGCTGGACGCGGTGGAGCGCGACCTGCTGGACGTGTTCTGCCAGCGGATTTCCGCCGCCTACGACAACCTCTACCTGTACAACCAGCTGCGCAGCGCCCAAGAGGCGACGGTGGTCGCGCTGGCGGACCTGGCGGAATTCCGCGACACCGATACCGGCGACCACGTGCTGCGGGTGCAGAAGCTGACCGACGCCATCGCCGACGAGATGGTGAGGCAAAACCGCTATCCCGACCTGATGGGCCGCGAATTCATGGACATGGTCGGCATGGCCAGCATCCTGCACGACATCGGCAAGGTGGCCACGCCAGACCACATCCTGCTCAAGCCGGGCAAGCTGGACCCGGAGGAGCGGGCGATCATGGAGCAGCACGCGACCATAGGCGCGCAAATCCTGGCGCGCTCCGCCAAGCTGGTGGAGGGCGCCAGCTACCTGTCGCTGGGGTCGGAAATCGCCGGCGGCCACCACGAGCACTTCGACGGCAACGGCTATCCCAGCAAGCTGAAGGGGCAGGATATCCCGCTGTCAGCCCGCATCGTCGCCGTCGTCGACGTGTTCGACGCCCTGCTCAACAAGCGGCCGTACAAGGAACCGTGGAGCATGGAGGACACGATGAAATACATCAACGGCCGCGCCGGCAGCCAGTTCGATCCCCACGTGGTGTCGGCATTGAGCCGCCTGGTCGACGAAAAACGGTTGCCGGTCAAGTTCGGCGAATAGCCTCCGCCCCAAAGCAAAACGGCAGCCCTCAGGCTGCCGTTTTGCTTGCCGCGGCCCGCGCTCAAGCCACGTAATTCAGCACGCACATGTATTGACAGATGCTGCCGCCCAGCACGAACAAGTGCCAGATGCCGTGCCCGTGGCGTATCTTCTCGTCGTTGAGGAACCAGTAGATGCCTACGCTGTAGAGCACGCCGCCCAGCGCCAGCCAGAACAAGCCACCCGGCTCCAGCGCCTCGATCAGCGGTTTGATCGCGATCAGCACCAGCCAGCCCATCGCCACGTACAGAATCATCGACAGGATGCGCGTGCGCCTGCCCAGCGTCAGCTCCTGGACAATGCCGAACAAGGCCAGCCCCCAGCTGAGGCCGAACAGCGTCCAGCCCCAGGCGCCGCGCAGCGTCACCAGCGCGAACGGCGTGTAGCTGCCGGCGATCAACAGATAGATCGCCGAGTGGTCGCACTTCTGCAGAATGGCCTTGGCCCTGCCCTTGAAGCTGTGATACAGCGTGGAGATCAGGTACAGCGTGACCAGCGTGCCGCCGTACAGGCTGAAGCTGACGATTTTCCATGGATCGCGCTGCATGGCCGCCTCGACCACCAGCACCACCAGTCCGGCTATCGCCAGCAAGGTGCCGGCAAGGTGGGAATAGCCGTTGAAACGTTCCCCGCGGTACATATTGTTTTCCCTGGCCGGCGCTCCGCCGGCTTGATGCGTCAAAACGAATTGGAGCGCTCGCGGCTCCGCAGGGTTCCATTGTCCTCTCCCCGCCGGCGCAAGACCAGCGGTTTGCGCAAACAAAAAGCGGACCGCGAGGCCCGCTTCGTCGCTGGAGAACCGGGATCAGGCGCCCAGCGCCTTCAGCACCTCGTCGCGAACGGTTTCCACCGCGCGGGCGCCATCCACCTTCACGTACTTCGGGGCTTTGGCGCTGCCGGCGGCCGCCAGCTTGCCGTAGAAGCCCACCAGCACGGCGGTCTGCTCATGGTAGACGGACAGGCGCTTCTTGACGGTTTCTTCCTGGTCATCGTCGCGCTGGATCAGATCCTCGCCGGTCACGTCGTCCTTGCCGGCCACTTTCGGCGGATTGAACGCGACGTGGTAAGTGCGGCCGGAGGCCAGGTGCACGCGGCGGCCGGCCATGCGCTCGACGATGGCGGCGTCCGGCACGTCGATTTCCACCACGTAATCGATGTCCACGCCGGCGGCGATCATCGCCTCGGCCTGCGGAATGGTGCGCGGGAAGCCGTCGAACAGGAAGCCGTTGGCGCAATCATCCTGGGCGATGCGCTCCTTGACCAGGCCGATGATGATGTCGTCGCGGACCAGGCCGCCCGCGTCCATGATGGACTTGGCTTCCAGGCCCAGCGGCGTGCCGGCCTTCACCGCGGCGCGCAGCATGTCGCCGGTGGAGATTTGCGGAATGCCGAACTTCTCCTTGATGAAGTTGGCCTGGGTGCCTTTGCCGGCGCCCGGAGCGCCCAACAGGATCAATCGCATTTGTGTGACTCCAGTCTGTTTTGATTTATGAATTCTTCGCGGAGCGCTCGCTCCCCTCTCAGGCAAACAGCCGGCGCACCCTCTCCAGGTCTTCCGGCGTGTCCACCCCGGCGGCGGGCGCCTCGTCCGCCAGCGCCACCATGATGCTGTAACCATGCCAGAGCACGCGCAATTGTTCCAGCGCCTCGCACTGTTCCAGCGGCGCCGGCTCCAGGCCGGCATAGGCCGCCAAAAAACCGGCGCGATAGCCATACATGCCGATGTGGCGATAGACCGGCAGCCCGGCCGGCAGCGTCGAACGGTCGACAGCATAGGCGTCGCGGGCGTAGGGAATCGGCGCGCGGCTGAAGTACAGCGCGCGGCCATGCTTGTCCAGCGCCACCTTCACCACATTCGGATTGAAGTGATCGGCCGCGTCGTGCAGCGCGTGCGCCAGCGTCGCCACCGGCGCGTCGGTCGCGGCCAGCAGCTCGGCCAGGCGATTGATCAGCTCCGGCGCGATCAGCGGCTCGTCGCCCTGCACGTTGACCACCAGCGCATCGGCCGGCAGCGCCAGCTTGGCGGCCACCTCGGCCAGGCGATCGGTGCCGCTGGCATGGTCGTCGCGCGTCAGCACCGCCTCGACGCCGTGCGCGGCGCAGGCGGCCAGGATGTCGGCGTGGTCGGTGGCGACCACGACGCGGCCGGCGCGGCTCTTCGCCGCCTGCTCCGCCACGCGCGCCACCATGGGCTTGCCGGCGATGTCGGCCAACGGCTTGCCCGGCAAACGGCTGGAGGCCATCCGCGCCGGAATCACCACCGTAAAGCCGCTCATTTTACGTCTTCTTCCGGCGCCAGCTCGCGCGCTTCGCTCTCCAGCATCATCGGAATGCCGTCCTTGATCGGGAACGCCAGGCGGTCGCCCTTGCAGATCAGCTCTTCCTTGCTCTTGTCGAACACCAGCGGGCCCTTGCACAGCGGGCACACCAGGATTTCCAGAAATTTAGCGTCCATGTTTCGTCTTCAAGCGGGCTAGTATCCACTCGCACAGATCAGGCGCCAGCATGGCCTGAACCGGCAAAACCCATAGTCTAGCACGCTGCGCCGCGTCATGAAGCGCGCGCGAGAGCTTGACCGCGTCCTTGCTGGTGACGATCACCGCGTCCGCATCGGCTGGAATGTCACCCGGCGAGAATGGATGATGGTCGGGAAATGACAACTTCCGATCCACCGCCATGCCCATTGCCGCCAAAGTATCGAAAAAGCGCTGCGGATGGCCGATGCCGGCCAGCGCGGCTACCCGCAAGCCGGCAAAGTCGGCCGCCCCGCGCGTGACAGAGGCATCGTCCAGCGCATGGCAGAGGCCAGGGCGCAAGGTCATGGCGAAGCGCGGCAAACCGTCCGGCAAGGACAGATCGGCTCCTTCGCCATTCACGACGACTGCGTCCACGCTGCGCAAGCGGGAAGCCGGCTCGCGCAGCGGGCCGTTAGGCAGCAGCCTGCCGTTGCCCAGACCGCGCCTGCCGTCCAGCACCGCGATCTCCAGGTCGCGCGCCAACCGGTAATGCTGCAGACCATCGTCGCTGAGGATCAGCTGCACATCCGGATGAAGCGCCAGCAAACGACGGCCGGCGGCGACGCGATCCCGCCCCACCACCACCGGCGCGCCGGAGGCGGCCAGCAGCAACGGCTCATCGCCCACCACAGCCGGATCGCCGCCCGGCTTCGCCTCGGTAGGAATCGTCGCCTCGCCGCCGTAGCCGCGGCTGATCACCCCGACCTTGACGCCCCGCGCGGCGAAGTCGCGCAGCAACGCCAGCGTCAACGGCGTCTTGCCGACGCCGCCGACATTGATGTTGCCGATCACCGCCACCGGAACCGCGAGCTTCTCGCTCGTTTTCCAGCCGCGGCGGAACGCCTGCCGGCGGATGGCGGCCAGCAGCGCGAAAAGCCCTTCCAGCGGAGCCAGAAGGGCTGTCAGCCAGCCTCGCGGCCGGTACCAGTGCTGTTCTATCAACCTCATGCCGTTTCAGGCTTCACTTCAGGTTCTGGGTGGCGAAGGTCAGTTGCGACAAGCCGGCCTCGCGGGCCGCTTCCATCACGGTGATCACCGACTGGTGGGTGGACTTGGCGTCGGCGTTGACCACTACCACCACGTCGCTCTTGCCTGCGGCCGCGGCCTTCAGCCTGGCTGCCAGCCCGGCCTTGTCGCCGCCGGGCAACTTGGCGTCGTTCACCGCCATCTCTCCGTCGGCGGCCACCGATACTTTAATCTCCAGGGTCCTGCTCTGCTGTTGCTCGCCCTGCGCGGTCGGCAGATTGATCTTCAGCTCGGAAAAATGGGAATAGGTGGTGGTGACCATCAGGAAAATCAGGATCACCAGCAGCACGTCGATCAAGGGAATGAAATTGATCTCCGGCTCGTCCCTGCCCCGGCCGCGACGAAAATTCATGCTCAGCCCCCGTTCTTGCGCTCGCCGTGCGCCACTTCGACCAGCTTGATCGCCTGCGCCTCCATTTCCACCAGCAGGCCGTCGACCTTGGAACGGAAATAGCGATAGAACATCATGCTGGGGATGGCGACGATCAAGCCGAAGGCTGTGTTGTACAGCGCCACGGAGATGCCATGCGCCAATTGCTGCGGATTGGCCCCGCTGGCGTTCTGGGAGCCGAAGATTTCAATCATGCCGATCACGGTGCCCAATAGACCCAGAAGCGGCGCCATCGCGGCGATGGTGCCCAGCGTGGTCAACAGCCGCTCCAACTGATAGGCCACCTGGCGGCCTTCATCCTCGATCGACTCCTTCATCACCTCGCGGCTGCCGTGCACATTGCGCAAGCCGGCCGCAAACAGGCGGCCAAGCGGAGAATGGCCGTGGAGACGCTGCATCAACTCGTCCTTGTCGCCCACCCGGCGGTACTCCTGCAGCGTCTGCGCCAGCAGGCCATGCGGCACCACCGCGCCGCGCCTCAGGGAGTACAGCCGCTCCAGGATGATGGCCAGCGACACCACCGACGCCGCGATGATGGTCCAGATCGGCCAGCCGGCCGCTTCAACGATAGCCCACACGAAGCATTCTCCGTCATCGATACAAACGCCAGACTTTATTACCTCCAGCGGGGTTCAGGCAACCTCGCGGGAATAAATTTCACGCAGTTTGCCACTTTTTTGGGCAACAGCTGTCAAAAGCCGTTGCCACCGGAACGCCTCCCTAGTTATCCACAAGGTTATTCCGCGGTTGCTGTGGATAATTTGACAAGCGATTGGACGGATTTTCCGCGCAGGGCATTGACATCGCGCAAACCTTTGTCAACGATGGATCATCAAAACGACCGTTTGAATCGATATGAACCTGCCCATCTGGCTGATCAAGCTGCTATTCAATCTGTGGCCGCCCTTCCTCGGCGCCGGCATTCGCGTGCGCGAGCTGTCGCCGGACTTCCGCCAGGCCGAAGTCCGGCTCAAGCTGGGCCTGGGCAACCGCAACTACGTCGGCACCCATTTCGGCGGCAGCCTGTACGCGATGACGGACCCGTTCTACATGCTGATGCTGCTGCGCCAGCTGGGCGGGGACTACTACGTGTGGGACAAGGCGGGGCGCATAGACTACATCAAACCCGGCCGCGGCGTGGTTCGGGCGCTGTTCCATCTGTCAGACGAGCAGTTGGCCGACATCCGCGAGCGCACCGCCGCCGGCGACAAATACCTGCCCGAGATGACGGTTGAGATTCGCGACGCCGACGACGAACTGGTCGCCACCGTGCACAAGACGCTATACGTGCGCAAAAAGCCGCGGCAACGCTGAACCCGCATGAAAAAAGCCGCGCATGGCGGCTTTTTTCGCATGGGCCCCGGGCAGCGCTCACTCCCCGAAACCACAGAACACTTCGCGCATCATCCTGAGCACATCCAGCGTGCGGATGTCGCCCACCCGGTAGAAGACCCGGTTGGCGTCCTTGCGCGTGCGCAAAACGCCCTTGTCCCGCATAATGGCCAAGTGCTGGGATATATTGCTCTGGGACGTGCCGACCTGCTCGACGATGTCTTGCACGCTCACCTCCCTGTCTTCCAGCACCGATATGATCTTCAGACGCAGCGGATGCGACATGGCCTTCATCGCCCGCGATGTCTGTTCGATCTGGTCGTCGTTGAACAGCAAAGCTTTTCTCCTAATGTAGCCCGACATTTTCTTGATTTGACTGCGGTACAATAGTATCCACAAAACCGGATACTATCAAGGTTTTCTAATATTCTGAATGCGAATGCCATGAAATCCATCAAGCCTGTGCTGTTATTGATCCTCGACGGTTTCGGCCACCGCACGGAAGGCGATGACAACGCCATCCTGCATGCCAACATGCCGGTGTGGAGCCGCCTGCGCCAGCAGTACGCGTACGGCACCATCAACGCCTCGGAAAACTTCGTCGGCCTGCCCTCCGGACAGTTCGGCAACTCCGAAGTCGGCCACCTGAACATCGGCGCCGGCCGCATCGTCCAGCAGGATATCAGCCGCATCGACTGCGACATCGAAGACGGCCGTTTCGCCGGCAATGACACGCTGCAACAAGCCATGAGCAAAGCTCAAGGCTCAGCCCTGCATATCCTGGGCCTGCTGTCCGATGGCGGCGTTCACAGCCACGAGAACCACATCCACGCGCTGATCCGCGCCGCCCAAGCCGCCGGCGTGCCCAAGA
This genomic window from Chromobacterium phragmitis contains:
- a CDS encoding DMT family transporter, yielding MSSVPNQKKAYAFGLGAVLAWSTVASAFKLSLQHLSPMQLVLYASVASLLSLLSILAWQRRLPELAAAFRAHWKASLLFGAVNPFAYYLVLFEAYSLLPAQEAQAINYTWALTMTLLAVPLLKQKLRARDAAAALICYLGVLVIGTRGQLLDLHLSNQLGVLLALASTLLWAGYWIFNTRDAREPVLGLTLNFACSLPLSLAWCAWHGQLTMPAWQGLAGAAYVGALEMGFTFALWLSAMKLTRSTASVANLIFLSPMLSLLLIHLIVGEPILPSTLQGLALILGGLLAQKVPRGRASAQAAA
- a CDS encoding sensor histidine kinase, encoding MAWITTILGTTGLYFYIHDYNIDQNDFQTQRAAVQSRLSLSLPHGIWQLDDENVRLALDSELSWPSVIAINVKGESGLNLGRTRDNNGNLRDMLPNEQPKVDDKLSIPIIYQGKEHLGTATVYLSHDALRMREDQHLITIIAQIVLLDSLIFFIMSFNLQRFIFQPLAKLQQALNTAVRAPDASGAQITHLADDEIGGIVNGFNRIVARTAADLVKRTAAEAIAREEKEKAQQAYSQLMATQETLVEAEKMASLGSLVAGVAHEINTPVGITLTAASHLGTATSHINGKLESGNIKKSDFQSYLETAQECCELILANSERAANLIHSFKQVAVDQTSEARRSFHLHDYLNEVITSLKPRFKHTKVSIDIQCEEDVLLDSYPGALAQVLTNLVVNALIHGYEGGDTAGVILIEAHRNDGQHVSMTISDNGKGISAENLSRVFEPFFTTRRGSGGSGLGLNIVYNIVRQRLGGNIEVHSELGQGTRFTLDMPCIAPTVQHKENVA
- a CDS encoding DUF3369 domain-containing protein; this translates as MSSDTLPPDEDNWLLDDDSDGSEVAARPSEARKPWKVLIVDDEKDVHTATRIALRGISYKERPLELLSAYSGAEAFQLLKQHHDIALIMLDVVMESEDAGLRLVHRIREELDNGVVRIVLRTGQPGQAPEQEVILNYDINDYKTKTELTTQKLFTTTIASLRAYENLVSLEKNRQGLAKILESASDLYQLHSLREFASGVLRQISALLDIGTDGILCVRNESHSGRPELEILAVSGSYEYLAESGDLSSEPHLASVIQQVFQEKRSIYQHPYDVLYISSRNRREFAVHFMPQWPLDAVERDLLDVFCQRISAAYDNLYLYNQLRSAQEATVVALADLAEFRDTDTGDHVLRVQKLTDAIADEMVRQNRYPDLMGREFMDMVGMASILHDIGKVATPDHILLKPGKLDPEERAIMEQHATIGAQILARSAKLVEGASYLSLGSEIAGGHHEHFDGNGYPSKLKGQDIPLSARIVAVVDVFDALLNKRPYKEPWSMEDTMKYINGRAGSQFDPHVVSALSRLVDEKRLPVKFGE
- the trhA gene encoding PAQR family membrane homeostasis protein TrhA, which translates into the protein MYRGERFNGYSHLAGTLLAIAGLVVLVVEAAMQRDPWKIVSFSLYGGTLVTLYLISTLYHSFKGRAKAILQKCDHSAIYLLIAGSYTPFALVTLRGAWGWTLFGLSWGLALFGIVQELTLGRRTRILSMILYVAMGWLVLIAIKPLIEALEPGGLFWLALGGVLYSVGIYWFLNDEKIRHGHGIWHLFVLGGSICQYMCVLNYVA
- the adk gene encoding adenylate kinase codes for the protein MRLILLGAPGAGKGTQANFIKEKFGIPQISTGDMLRAAVKAGTPLGLEAKSIMDAGGLVRDDIIIGLVKERIAQDDCANGFLFDGFPRTIPQAEAMIAAGVDIDYVVEIDVPDAAIVERMAGRRVHLASGRTYHVAFNPPKVAGKDDVTGEDLIQRDDDQEETVKKRLSVYHEQTAVLVGFYGKLAAAGSAKAPKYVKVDGARAVETVRDEVLKALGA
- the kdsB gene encoding 3-deoxy-manno-octulosonate cytidylyltransferase — translated: MSGFTVVIPARMASSRLPGKPLADIAGKPMVARVAEQAAKSRAGRVVVATDHADILAACAAHGVEAVLTRDDHASGTDRLAEVAAKLALPADALVVNVQGDEPLIAPELINRLAELLAATDAPVATLAHALHDAADHFNPNVVKVALDKHGRALYFSRAPIPYARDAYAVDRSTLPAGLPVYRHIGMYGYRAGFLAAYAGLEPAPLEQCEALEQLRVLWHGYSIMVALADEAPAAGVDTPEDLERVRRLFA
- a CDS encoding Trm112 family protein: MDAKFLEILVCPLCKGPLVFDKSKEELICKGDRLAFPIKDGIPMMLESEARELAPEEDVK
- the lpxK gene encoding tetraacyldisaccharide 4'-kinase; its protein translation is MRLIEQHWYRPRGWLTALLAPLEGLFALLAAIRRQAFRRGWKTSEKLAVPVAVIGNINVGGVGKTPLTLALLRDFAARGVKVGVISRGYGGEATIPTEAKPGGDPAVVGDEPLLLAASGAPVVVGRDRVAAGRRLLALHPDVQLILSDDGLQHYRLARDLEIAVLDGRRGLGNGRLLPNGPLREPASRLRSVDAVVVNGEGADLSLPDGLPRFAMTLRPGLCHALDDASVTRGAADFAGLRVAALAGIGHPQRFFDTLAAMGMAVDRKLSFPDHHPFSPGDIPADADAVIVTSKDAVKLSRALHDAAQRARLWVLPVQAMLAPDLCEWILARLKTKHGR
- a CDS encoding ExbD/TolR family protein; amino-acid sequence: MNFRRGRGRDEPEINFIPLIDVLLVILIFLMVTTTYSHFSELKINLPTAQGEQQQSRTLEIKVSVAADGEMAVNDAKLPGGDKAGLAARLKAAAAGKSDVVVVVNADAKSTHQSVITVMEAAREAGLSQLTFATQNLK
- a CDS encoding MotA/TolQ/ExbB proton channel family protein, which translates into the protein MWAIVEAAGWPIWTIIAASVVSLAIILERLYSLRRGAVVPHGLLAQTLQEYRRVGDKDELMQRLHGHSPLGRLFAAGLRNVHGSREVMKESIEDEGRQVAYQLERLLTTLGTIAAMAPLLGLLGTVIGMIEIFGSQNASGANPQQLAHGISVALYNTAFGLIVAIPSMMFYRYFRSKVDGLLVEMEAQAIKLVEVAHGERKNGG
- a CDS encoding DUF4442 domain-containing protein, with amino-acid sequence MNLPIWLIKLLFNLWPPFLGAGIRVRELSPDFRQAEVRLKLGLGNRNYVGTHFGGSLYAMTDPFYMLMLLRQLGGDYYVWDKAGRIDYIKPGRGVVRALFHLSDEQLADIRERTAAGDKYLPEMTVEIRDADDELVATVHKTLYVRKKPRQR
- a CDS encoding ArsR/SmtB family transcription factor, with the translated sequence MLFNDDQIEQTSRAMKAMSHPLRLKIISVLEDREVSVQDIVEQVGTSQSNISQHLAIMRDKGVLRTRKDANRVFYRVGDIRTLDVLRMMREVFCGFGE